In one window of Polaromonas naphthalenivorans CJ2 DNA:
- the ppsA gene encoding phosphoenolpyruvate synthase, translating into MTQAFIRWFADIGMADVALVGGKNASLGEMVRELGAQGVRVPNGFAVTAGAYRHLLDQSHAWQGLHDALDGLDVADVDDLARRAQRAREIIHSAPLPADMAAEITQAYARLREEYGEQLTLAVRSSATAEDLPTASFAGQHETFLNISGEARLLDAIRQCFASLFMDRAIAYRVDHGIDHFKVYQSVGVMKMVRSDLAASGVTFSLDTETGFRDVVFITGAYGLGENVVQGTVDPDEFYVFKPTLRQGHRVVLRRKLGGKQIRMVYAQAAGRESTRNMPTPPESQARYCISDDEVLELADAAVKIEAHYSRKAGQPTPMDVEWAKDGVDGKLYIVQARPETVASRKPLGRVEEYRLGDKGKALASGRAVGGKIATGRARVISEVSELNQFQPGEVLVADTTMPDWGTVMKIAAAVVTNRGGRTCHAAIVAREMGIPAVVGCDHATTAIRTGDEITVSCAEGSAGHVYAGLLPFTTTSTDVAGMERPQTHLMVNLANPDMAFQTALLPNDGVGLARMEFIIAEHIHAHPMALVHPEKVEDTAVREEIARLTQLFATPSEYFVRQLAEGVGTIAAAFYPKPVIVRMSDFKTNEYASLLGGRWFEPLEANPMIGFRGASRYAHPAYAEGFALECAAMKRVRDDMGLSNVKLMIPFCRRVEEGERVLQAMAAHGLGRGVNGLEIYVMCEIPNNVIQIDAFAKLFDGFSIGSNDLTQLVLGVDRDSDIVAFDFDERDAGVKMMLRQTIEGARRNHRHAGICGQAPSDYPEMAAYLVELGIDSMSVTPDTLLKTTRDVLAVEARLGRAPRGAAQPSSTPQAADRSPS; encoded by the coding sequence ATGACGCAAGCTTTCATCCGCTGGTTTGCAGACATTGGCATGGCCGATGTCGCGCTGGTCGGCGGCAAAAATGCCTCGCTGGGCGAGATGGTCCGGGAACTGGGCGCGCAAGGCGTTCGGGTTCCCAACGGCTTTGCGGTCACCGCCGGGGCTTACCGCCACCTGCTCGACCAGTCCCACGCCTGGCAAGGCCTGCACGACGCGCTCGACGGCCTGGACGTGGCGGACGTGGATGACCTGGCGCGGCGCGCCCAGCGTGCGCGGGAAATCATCCACAGCGCGCCGCTGCCGGCCGATATGGCTGCGGAAATCACGCAGGCCTACGCCCGGCTGCGCGAAGAATACGGCGAACAGCTGACGCTGGCCGTGCGCAGCTCGGCCACCGCCGAAGACCTGCCGACCGCCAGCTTTGCCGGCCAGCACGAGACTTTTTTGAACATCTCGGGCGAGGCCCGGCTGCTCGATGCCATCCGCCAATGCTTTGCCAGCCTGTTCATGGACCGCGCCATCGCCTACCGGGTGGACCACGGCATCGACCACTTCAAGGTCTATCAGTCGGTCGGCGTGATGAAGATGGTGCGCTCCGACCTGGCCGCCAGCGGCGTGACCTTTTCGCTCGATACCGAAACCGGCTTTCGCGATGTGGTCTTCATCACCGGCGCCTATGGCCTGGGCGAAAACGTCGTGCAGGGCACGGTCGATCCGGACGAGTTCTACGTCTTCAAGCCCACGCTCCGGCAGGGCCACCGGGTGGTGCTCAGGCGCAAGCTGGGCGGCAAGCAGATCCGCATGGTCTATGCGCAGGCCGCCGGCCGCGAGAGCACGCGCAACATGCCGACGCCGCCGGAAAGCCAGGCACGCTATTGCATCAGCGACGACGAGGTACTGGAACTGGCCGACGCCGCCGTCAAAATCGAGGCGCACTACAGCCGCAAGGCCGGGCAGCCGACGCCGATGGACGTTGAATGGGCCAAGGACGGCGTGGACGGCAAGCTCTACATCGTTCAGGCGCGGCCTGAAACCGTCGCTTCGCGCAAGCCGCTGGGCCGGGTCGAGGAATACCGGCTGGGCGACAAGGGCAAGGCCCTCGCCAGCGGCCGCGCGGTGGGCGGAAAAATCGCCACCGGCCGGGCGCGCGTCATCAGCGAGGTGTCCGAACTCAACCAGTTCCAGCCCGGCGAGGTGCTGGTGGCCGACACCACCATGCCGGACTGGGGAACGGTGATGAAGATCGCCGCCGCCGTCGTCACCAACCGGGGCGGGCGCACCTGCCACGCGGCCATCGTAGCGCGCGAGATGGGCATTCCGGCCGTGGTCGGCTGCGACCATGCGACCACGGCGATACGCACCGGCGACGAGATCACCGTCTCGTGCGCCGAAGGCAGCGCCGGCCATGTCTATGCGGGCCTGCTGCCGTTCACCACGACCAGCACCGACGTGGCCGGCATGGAGCGGCCGCAGACGCATCTGATGGTCAACCTGGCGAACCCCGACATGGCCTTCCAGACCGCCCTGCTGCCCAACGACGGCGTGGGCCTGGCGCGCATGGAGTTCATCATTGCCGAGCACATCCACGCGCACCCGATGGCGCTGGTGCATCCTGAAAAAGTCGAGGATACCGCCGTGCGCGAGGAAATCGCCCGGCTCACGCAGCTGTTCGCCACGCCGTCCGAGTATTTCGTCAGGCAGCTGGCCGAAGGCGTCGGCACGATTGCAGCGGCTTTCTATCCCAAGCCGGTGATCGTTCGCATGTCGGACTTCAAGACCAACGAATACGCGAGTTTGCTGGGCGGGCGCTGGTTCGAGCCGCTTGAGGCGAATCCGATGATCGGCTTTCGCGGCGCCTCGCGCTATGCGCATCCGGCCTACGCCGAGGGCTTCGCGCTCGAATGCGCGGCCATGAAGCGCGTGCGCGACGACATGGGCCTGAGCAACGTCAAGCTGATGATTCCGTTTTGCCGCCGCGTCGAGGAAGGCGAGCGCGTGCTGCAGGCCATGGCCGCGCACGGCCTGGGGCGCGGCGTCAACGGACTGGAAATCTACGTCATGTGCGAGATTCCGAACAACGTGATCCAGATCGACGCGTTTGCAAAACTGTTCGATGGCTTTTCGATTGGCTCGAACGACCTGACGCAGCTGGTGCTCGGCGTGGACCGCGACTCCGACATCGTGGCGTTTGACTTTGACGAGCGCGATGCGGGCGTCAAGATGATGCTTCGCCAGACCATCGAAGGCGCGCGGCGCAACCACCGGCACGCGGGCATCTGCGGCCAGGCGCCGTCGGACTACCCGGAAATGGCGGCGTATCTGGTGGAACTCGGCATCGACTCGATGAGCGTCACGCCCGACACGCTGCTCAAGACCACGCGCGACGTGCTGGCCGTGGAGGCGCGGCTCGGGCGTGCGCCACGCGGCGCGGCGCAACCCTCTTCAACACCGCAAGCTGCGGACAGGAGCCCTTCATGA
- a CDS encoding NAD-glutamate dehydrogenase: MNTTPLADLLAYTAEHAGPSAKRLSAFVSAYFENADPDEILARGPAQLFGIASAHWRLLDAPRAPQSARIRVFNPTLAEDGFVSDHTSVQIVHDNMPFLVDSVTMAINRSGRTAHWIVHPLLCVARNAQGRPETVDSVAGGKATGRSDPIESLIMVECDRILAAAEREALGRDLDRVLGDVRGVVQDWDAMLERVQALGLAVARSPLSQSSKQEGVEFLHWLEDRHFTFLGARNYDIQRDGDAVSLIARPESGLGILRGAPQTAVSRLPPEAVALLESDELVLITKAMTRATVHRPAWLDYIAIKRFDDAGKVVGEARFLGLYTSTAYAAAVADIPQVRRRVADVVAIAGVVPNSHAAKSLQSILDVYPRDELFQIDTATLADHAIGILRLQERQRTRLFLRRDPFDRFTSAQVFVPRDRYNTELRVKIGAELMAALDGQSLEFTPMLTDSPLARIHYLVRAREHAPVNVDLRALEARLARLALRWEDEFTSELLRAHGEGPGLALAHRFATALPTAYREDFSAAVAAEDAEMLAGLSAASPLAVKLYRPLDAGEGLLRLKIYNTSKVPLSDSLPVLERMGARVLDEHPYRIGSDALWVHDLGLQLPASTDLATVKVRFEALFAQVWRGDVESDDLNRLVLSTALDARAITVLRAYTRYFKQLGFSFSQSYIEAALNNNAGIAGELARLFNARFDPALPGNRDEAQKQLTTQIEAHLEAVASLDEDRILRQFFLTIGATLRTNAWQLTASGESKPYLSFKLNPREVPGVPEPKPLFEIWVYSPRVEGVHLRRGKVARGGLRWSDRREDFRTEVLGLVKAQQVKNTVIVPVGSKGGFVLKNAPPASDREAWMAEGVACYRLFLSGLLDVTDNVVKSAVVPPANVVRHDPDDPYLVVAADKGTATFSDIANSVSADYGFWLGDAFASGGSVGYDHKKMGITARGAWESVKRHFRALSVNTQTTPFTVAGIGDMSGDVFGNGMLLSEQIRLVAAFDHRHIFIDPTPDTARSFAERQRLFVLPRSSWDDYDKSLISAGGGVYPRSAKAISLSPEARAALGIEAADLTPAELLRAILLAPVDLLYNGGIGTYVKASFESHAQVGDKAGDAFRVNGGELRCKVLAEGGNLGCTQNGRIEYAQKGGLIYTDAIDNSAGVDCSDHEVNIKILLGSVVEAGDLTLKQRNDLLASMTDEVGLLVLTDNYYQTQALEIASHRPLYLLDGQQRLMQWLERNGRLDRAVEFLPTDKDIAQRKAQKTGLTAPEGAVVLAYAKMSVFDGLMDSNLPDDPYYSRALKAYFPKVLTEKFGAAIASHPLRREIIATFITNTVVNRTGATFVNFIASEAAATVADVIRAFTLAREIFDLEPLWDQIDALDYRVEAILQLDLLTQLIAIAQRASRWMLRVRTQSTDLPTLIERYQPAARELRAHLADWLPPSAHASWEQATLSLVQVGVESALAQNLTALEFIFPALDLVDLAQNASTGLEQAARAYFGVEAELGLTLWRAEIKRLPTDTLWQTQARGSARDDVYSIASQITQGLLSRGEDLAGWRDRNAPAIERLCKLLASISTQGADLAPVSVALRELRHLA, translated from the coding sequence ATGAACACCACACCGCTTGCCGATCTGCTGGCCTATACAGCCGAGCACGCCGGACCCAGTGCCAAACGGCTCTCCGCGTTTGTGTCGGCCTACTTTGAAAATGCTGACCCGGACGAAATTCTCGCGCGCGGGCCGGCCCAGCTGTTTGGCATTGCCAGCGCCCATTGGCGTTTGCTCGACGCGCCCCGCGCCCCCCAGAGCGCCAGGATCCGGGTGTTCAACCCGACCCTGGCGGAAGATGGTTTTGTGAGCGACCACACCTCGGTCCAGATCGTGCACGACAACATGCCATTCCTGGTCGATTCGGTCACCATGGCCATCAATCGCAGTGGCCGCACGGCGCACTGGATTGTCCACCCCTTGCTGTGCGTGGCCCGCAATGCGCAGGGTCGTCCCGAGACGGTGGACAGCGTGGCGGGTGGCAAAGCCACCGGGCGAAGCGACCCGATCGAGTCGCTCATCATGGTGGAATGTGATCGCATTCTGGCTGCTGCAGAGCGGGAAGCGCTGGGCCGTGACCTGGATCGGGTGCTGGGCGATGTTCGCGGCGTAGTGCAGGACTGGGATGCCATGCTCGAGCGGGTTCAAGCCCTGGGGCTGGCGGTGGCGCGGTCGCCGCTGTCGCAGTCCAGCAAGCAGGAAGGCGTTGAATTCCTGCACTGGCTGGAAGACCGGCACTTCACCTTTTTGGGCGCGCGCAACTATGACATCCAGCGCGATGGCGACGCCGTCAGCCTGATCGCGCGGCCGGAGTCGGGCCTGGGCATCCTGCGCGGCGCCCCGCAGACTGCAGTGTCGCGCCTGCCACCCGAGGCCGTGGCCTTGCTTGAATCCGATGAACTGGTGCTCATCACCAAGGCCATGACGCGCGCCACCGTGCACCGCCCCGCCTGGCTCGACTACATCGCCATCAAGCGCTTTGACGACGCCGGCAAGGTGGTCGGAGAGGCCCGCTTTCTGGGGCTTTACACCTCGACCGCCTATGCCGCCGCAGTGGCCGATATCCCGCAGGTGCGGCGACGCGTGGCTGACGTGGTGGCTATTGCGGGCGTCGTGCCCAACAGCCACGCGGCCAAATCCCTGCAATCGATTCTGGACGTCTATCCGCGCGACGAACTGTTCCAGATTGATACCGCCACCCTGGCCGACCATGCCATTGGCATCCTGCGGCTGCAGGAGCGCCAGCGCACCCGGCTGTTCCTGCGCCGCGACCCGTTTGACCGCTTCACCTCGGCCCAGGTCTTTGTGCCCCGCGACCGCTACAACACCGAGCTGCGCGTGAAGATTGGCGCCGAGTTGATGGCGGCCCTCGATGGCCAGTCGCTCGAATTCACGCCCATGCTGACAGACAGCCCGCTGGCGCGCATTCACTACCTGGTGCGCGCCCGTGAGCACGCGCCGGTGAACGTGGACCTGCGCGCGCTTGAGGCGCGGCTGGCCCGGCTGGCCCTGCGCTGGGAAGACGAGTTCACCAGCGAGCTGCTGCGCGCGCACGGCGAAGGCCCGGGGCTGGCGCTGGCGCACCGCTTTGCCACAGCGCTCCCCACGGCCTACCGCGAGGATTTTTCGGCGGCGGTCGCCGCCGAAGACGCCGAAATGCTGGCCGGCCTGAGCGCCGCCTCGCCGCTGGCGGTCAAGCTGTACCGTCCGCTGGATGCCGGCGAAGGGCTGCTGCGCTTGAAGATCTACAACACGTCCAAAGTCCCGCTGTCGGACTCGCTGCCGGTGCTCGAACGCATGGGGGCCCGGGTGCTTGACGAGCATCCCTATCGAATCGGCAGCGACGCGCTGTGGGTTCACGACCTGGGCCTGCAACTGCCGGCCAGCACCGATTTGGCCACCGTCAAGGTCCGGTTTGAGGCCCTGTTTGCGCAGGTCTGGCGCGGCGATGTGGAAAGCGACGACCTGAACCGGCTGGTTCTGAGCACCGCGCTCGACGCACGCGCCATTACCGTGCTGCGCGCCTACACGCGCTACTTCAAGCAACTGGGTTTTAGCTTCAGCCAAAGCTACATAGAGGCCGCGCTGAACAACAACGCGGGCATTGCCGGGGAACTTGCCAGACTGTTCAATGCCCGCTTCGACCCGGCCCTGCCCGGCAACCGGGACGAGGCCCAAAAGCAGCTGACGACGCAGATCGAGGCCCATCTGGAGGCAGTGGCCAGCCTGGACGAAGACCGCATCCTGCGGCAGTTTTTCCTCACGATAGGCGCTACCCTGCGAACCAACGCCTGGCAACTCACCGCCAGCGGCGAAAGCAAGCCCTACCTGTCGTTCAAGCTCAACCCGCGCGAAGTCCCTGGAGTGCCCGAGCCCAAGCCGCTGTTTGAAATCTGGGTCTATTCACCGCGTGTAGAAGGTGTGCATCTGCGCCGCGGCAAGGTGGCGCGCGGTGGCCTGCGCTGGTCTGACCGCCGGGAGGACTTCCGCACTGAAGTGCTGGGCCTGGTGAAAGCCCAGCAGGTCAAGAACACCGTGATCGTGCCGGTCGGCTCCAAAGGCGGCTTCGTGCTGAAGAACGCCCCGCCCGCCAGTGACCGCGAAGCCTGGATGGCCGAGGGCGTGGCCTGCTACAGGCTCTTCCTCTCGGGCCTGCTGGACGTGACCGACAACGTGGTCAAGAGTGCGGTGGTGCCACCGGCCAACGTGGTCCGGCATGACCCGGACGACCCCTACCTGGTGGTGGCGGCCGACAAGGGAACGGCCACGTTCTCCGACATTGCCAACAGCGTGTCGGCCGACTACGGCTTCTGGCTGGGGGACGCTTTTGCCTCGGGCGGCTCGGTCGGCTACGACCACAAGAAAATGGGCATCACGGCGCGCGGCGCCTGGGAATCGGTCAAGCGCCACTTCCGCGCCTTGTCGGTCAACACCCAGACCACGCCGTTCACCGTGGCGGGCATCGGCGACATGTCGGGTGACGTGTTCGGCAACGGCATGCTGCTGTCCGAGCAGATCCGGCTGGTGGCGGCTTTCGATCACCGCCATATCTTCATCGACCCCACGCCTGATACGGCGCGCTCCTTTGCCGAACGGCAACGCCTGTTCGTGCTGCCCCGGTCAAGCTGGGACGACTACGACAAGAGCCTGATTTCCGCCGGCGGCGGGGTCTATCCGCGCTCGGCCAAGGCTATCAGCCTGAGCCCCGAGGCGCGCGCGGCGCTCGGCATCGAGGCCGCCGATCTGACCCCGGCCGAGCTGCTGCGGGCCATTTTGCTGGCGCCTGTGGACCTGCTCTACAACGGCGGCATCGGCACCTATGTCAAAGCCAGTTTCGAGAGCCACGCCCAGGTAGGCGACAAGGCCGGCGACGCGTTTCGCGTCAACGGCGGCGAGCTGCGCTGCAAGGTGCTGGCTGAGGGCGGCAACCTGGGTTGCACGCAAAACGGCCGCATTGAATACGCCCAAAAAGGCGGCTTGATCTACACCGACGCCATCGACAACTCAGCCGGCGTGGACTGCTCCGACCACGAGGTGAACATCAAGATCCTGCTGGGCAGCGTAGTGGAAGCGGGTGATTTGACGCTGAAGCAGCGCAACGACCTGCTGGCCTCGATGACGGACGAGGTTGGCCTGCTGGTGCTGACCGACAACTACTACCAGACCCAGGCGCTCGAGATCGCCAGCCACCGCCCCCTGTACCTGCTGGACGGGCAGCAGCGCCTGATGCAATGGCTGGAGCGCAACGGCCGCCTGGACCGCGCCGTCGAATTCCTGCCTACGGATAAAGACATCGCGCAGCGCAAGGCCCAGAAAACCGGACTCACGGCGCCCGAAGGCGCGGTGGTGCTGGCCTACGCCAAGATGTCAGTGTTCGACGGGCTGATGGACAGCAACCTGCCGGACGACCCGTACTACAGCCGGGCGCTCAAGGCCTACTTCCCCAAGGTCCTGACCGAAAAATTCGGCGCGGCCATCGCCAGCCACCCGCTCAGGCGCGAGATCATCGCCACCTTCATCACCAACACGGTGGTGAATCGCACCGGGGCCACCTTCGTCAACTTCATCGCGTCCGAAGCGGCCGCAACGGTGGCCGACGTGATTCGCGCCTTCACGCTGGCGCGCGAAATCTTCGACCTGGAACCGCTGTGGGACCAGATTGACGCGCTGGACTACCGGGTGGAGGCCATCCTGCAGCTCGACCTGCTGACCCAATTGATCGCCATCGCCCAGCGGGCGTCGCGCTGGATGCTGCGCGTGCGCACCCAAAGCACCGACCTGCCGACACTGATCGAGCGCTACCAGCCGGCGGCGCGCGAGTTGCGCGCCCACCTCGCGGACTGGCTGCCGCCCTCCGCCCACGCCAGCTGGGAGCAGGCCACGCTGAGCCTCGTGCAAGTCGGCGTGGAGTCGGCGCTGGCGCAAAACCTGACTGCGCTGGAGTTCATCTTCCCGGCGCTCGATCTGGTCGATCTGGCGCAAAACGCCAGTACCGGGCTGGAACAGGCGGCGCGCGCCTACTTTGGCGTCGAGGCCGAACTCGGCCTGACGCTCTGGCGCGCGGAGATCAAGCGCCTGCCCACCGACACGCTGTGGCAAACCCAGGCCCGCGGCAGCGCGCGCGACGACGTCTATTCGATCGCCAGCCAGATCACCCAGGGCCTGTTGTCGCGCGGCGAAGATCTGGCGGGCTGGCGCGACCGGAATGCGCCGGCGATTGAACGCCTGTGCAAGCTGCTGGCCAGCATCAGCACCCAGGGCGCCGACCTGGCACCGGTTTCGGTGGCGCTGCGCGAGTTGCGGCATCTGGCCTGA
- the nth gene encoding endonuclease III — protein sequence MKREHIGLFFATLKAANPMPVTELEYTSVFELLTAVLLSAQATDVSVNKATRRLFPVANTPQAILNLGVDRLEAYIKTIGLYHSKAKNLLATCEMLIAQHGGQVPRTREALEKLPGVGRKTANVVLNTAFGEAVMAVDTHIFRVSNRTGLAPGKNVQEVEQKLMQRIPTEYLIDAHHWLILLGRYVCIARKPLCWQCAVAPFCDYQPKTEPPPA from the coding sequence ATGAAACGCGAACACATCGGGCTATTTTTTGCCACGCTGAAGGCCGCCAACCCGATGCCGGTGACCGAGCTGGAATACACCAGCGTGTTTGAACTGCTGACCGCCGTGCTGCTGTCGGCGCAGGCCACCGACGTGAGCGTGAACAAGGCCACGCGCCGGCTGTTCCCGGTGGCCAACACGCCGCAGGCCATCCTGAACCTGGGCGTGGACCGACTGGAGGCCTACATCAAGACCATCGGGCTGTACCACTCCAAGGCCAAGAACCTGCTGGCGACCTGCGAGATGTTGATAGCGCAGCACGGCGGCCAGGTGCCGCGCACCCGCGAAGCGCTTGAGAAATTGCCCGGCGTGGGCCGCAAAACCGCCAATGTCGTGCTGAACACCGCTTTTGGCGAAGCGGTGATGGCGGTCGATACCCACATCTTTCGCGTCAGCAACCGCACCGGGCTGGCGCCGGGCAAGAATGTGCAGGAAGTCGAGCAAAAACTGATGCAGCGCATTCCGACCGAATACCTGATCGATGCGCACCACTGGCTGATTCTGCTCGGCCGCTATGTCTGCATCGCCCGCAAGCCACTGTGCTGGCAATGCGCGGTAGCGCCCTTTTGCGACTACCAGCCCAAGACCGAACCCCCGCCGGCCTGA
- a CDS encoding IS630 family transposase, with translation MVQARTNWKAEQPSLTAGRLIFLDETWATTSMTPTRGRSPRGQRCRGFAPAGHWRTTTFVCALSTQGLRAPLVLDGPLNGPAFRAWVEQFLVPELRPSDIVVMDNLSAHKVAGIQAAIKQAGATVKYLPPYSPDYNPIEQVFAKLKTMLRKAQARTVDALWSVIGQLLDRFSSAECERYIRHCGYCQSG, from the coding sequence GTGGTCCAGGCGCGTACGAACTGGAAGGCTGAACAACCCAGCCTGACAGCCGGGCGGCTGATCTTCCTCGATGAGACCTGGGCGACAACGAGCATGACCCCGACGCGGGGCCGCTCGCCCCGGGGCCAGCGCTGCCGGGGCTTTGCGCCCGCCGGCCACTGGCGCACCACCACGTTTGTCTGCGCGCTGAGCACCCAGGGGCTTCGGGCGCCCTTGGTGCTCGACGGCCCCCTCAATGGGCCTGCCTTTCGCGCCTGGGTCGAGCAGTTTCTCGTGCCCGAACTGCGGCCCAGCGACATCGTGGTAATGGACAACCTGAGCGCCCATAAAGTCGCCGGCATCCAGGCGGCCATCAAGCAAGCCGGGGCGACGGTGAAGTACCTGCCGCCCTACAGCCCGGACTACAACCCGATCGAGCAGGTCTTTGCCAAGCTCAAGACGATGCTGCGAAAAGCGCAGGCCCGAACGGTTGATGCCCTGTGGAGCGTCATTGGCCAATTGCTGGACCGGTTTAGCAGCGCCGAGTGCGAGCGCTACATTCGCCACTGCGGATATTGCCAGTCAGGGTGA
- a CDS encoding 1-phosphofructokinase family hexose kinase: MTDILTVTMNPALDVSTSTDKVMDTHKLRCTAPIFHPGGGGINVARVLHRLGGDCLALYLAGGMNGQRLRQLLDQEQVRGHCIAIAGETRESFSAHETSSGRDFRFVLPGPALTPGEWQAGLDYISALGASPPYLVASGGLPPDVPEDFYARLARLAKARGSRVVLDTSGPALAAALAEGVYLVKPSLRELRELTGHPLQTGPDQHAAALQIIRSGQAQVVALSLGEDGALLVTANRALRARSLPVPVASSIGAGDSFVGGLVWALSRHETLEQAFRYGMAAGAAALLAPGTALCQAADVERLHREVLITPA, translated from the coding sequence ATGACCGACATCCTGACCGTCACCATGAATCCCGCGCTCGACGTGTCCACCTCGACCGACAAGGTCATGGACACGCACAAGCTGCGCTGCACGGCCCCGATATTTCACCCGGGCGGCGGCGGCATCAACGTGGCCCGCGTCCTGCACCGGCTGGGCGGCGACTGCCTGGCGCTTTATCTGGCCGGCGGCATGAATGGGCAACGGCTGCGCCAACTGCTGGACCAGGAGCAGGTGCGCGGCCATTGCATCGCTATTGCCGGCGAGACGCGCGAGAGCTTTTCGGCCCACGAAACGTCCAGCGGACGCGACTTTCGCTTTGTGCTGCCCGGGCCCGCATTGACGCCCGGGGAATGGCAGGCCGGCCTGGACTACATCAGCGCCTTGGGCGCATCCCCGCCTTACCTGGTGGCCAGTGGCGGCTTGCCGCCCGATGTCCCTGAAGACTTTTACGCCCGGCTGGCCCGGCTGGCCAAGGCACGCGGCAGCCGGGTGGTGCTCGACACCTCGGGGCCGGCGCTGGCGGCGGCATTGGCCGAAGGGGTGTACCTGGTCAAGCCCAGCCTTCGGGAACTGCGCGAATTGACCGGCCATCCGCTGCAAACCGGGCCGGACCAGCATGCGGCGGCGCTGCAGATCATCAGGAGCGGCCAGGCGCAGGTCGTAGCCCTGTCGCTGGGCGAGGATGGCGCACTGCTGGTGACGGCCAACCGGGCGCTGCGGGCCAGAAGCCTGCCAGTGCCAGTCGCCAGCTCGATTGGCGCGGGCGACAGCTTCGTGGGCGGACTGGTCTGGGCACTGAGCCGGCATGAAACGCTGGAGCAGGCCTTTCGCTACGGCATGGCGGCGGGCGCGGCCGCCCTGCTCGCGCCGGGCACGGCGCTGTGCCAGGCGGCGGATGTGGAACGGCTGCACCGGGAAGTGCTCATCACCCCCGCTTGA
- a CDS encoding CBS domain-containing protein yields MKQTISSLMQRDVCSAGADDTLQTVESKMLARGLTWVPVVDESGAVLGVISSLDLLRFHADGKDAAKVCAWQICTYKPISVPPDASLSDVARLMVEAGIHHVVVMDGSAIKGVVSSLDFVKTFKD; encoded by the coding sequence ATGAAGCAGACCATTTCGTCATTGATGCAGCGCGACGTGTGTTCGGCCGGCGCGGACGACACCTTGCAGACCGTCGAATCCAAAATGCTGGCCCGGGGCTTGACCTGGGTGCCGGTGGTGGATGAAAGCGGCGCGGTGCTCGGCGTCATCAGCAGCCTGGACCTGCTGCGCTTTCATGCCGACGGCAAAGACGCCGCGAAGGTCTGCGCCTGGCAAATCTGCACCTACAAGCCGATTTCGGTGCCTCCAGATGCCAGCCTCAGCGACGTGGCCCGGCTGATGGTCGAGGCCGGCATCCACCATGTCGTGGTCATGGACGGCAGCGCCATCAAGGGCGTCGTGTCGTCGCTCGACTTTGTGAAAACCTTCAAGGACTAG